A region from the Serinibacter arcticus genome encodes:
- a CDS encoding DUF456 domain-containing protein: protein MPLWGEVLVGLAVLVGLVGVVVQVLPGALLVGGAVLVWGLLERGAVGWTVAALAVLLTAAGQLVKYLLAGRYLKRGGVPTAAMVWGGLLGIVGFFVIPVVGVFIGFPLGVYLAERVRLEQHDGAWRSTVLSLKATGLTIVIELLAALLVTVAWIAGLLLTRG, encoded by the coding sequence GTGCCGCTCTGGGGGGAGGTGCTGGTCGGCCTCGCCGTGCTCGTCGGCCTGGTCGGCGTCGTCGTGCAGGTGCTGCCCGGCGCCCTCCTGGTGGGCGGCGCCGTTCTTGTCTGGGGCCTGCTGGAGCGGGGAGCGGTCGGGTGGACGGTCGCCGCGCTCGCCGTTCTGCTCACGGCCGCGGGCCAGCTCGTGAAGTACCTGCTGGCGGGGCGCTACCTCAAACGCGGCGGGGTGCCCACCGCCGCGATGGTGTGGGGCGGCCTCCTCGGCATCGTCGGGTTCTTCGTCATCCCGGTGGTGGGGGTCTTCATCGGCTTCCCGCTGGGGGTCTACCTCGCCGAGCGCGTCCGGCTCGAGCAGCACGACGGCGCGTGGCGCTCGACGGTGCTCTCGCTCAAGGCCACGGGCCTGACGATCGTCATCGAGCTCCTGGCCGCCCTGCTGGTCACGGTCGCCTGGATCGCCGGGCTGCTCCTCACCCGCGGCTGA
- a CDS encoding polysaccharide pyruvyl transferase family protein — MRVAVVGDIGQHAYHVGDEAMTHAVAHALTARGHTPVLLTRDLADSRARFGGEVDVAGTLVFPWPPVDRERYLGEIQDVLAGNPRALPADDQIHAFVEAVRSCDALVVAGGGNLNSRYGWLLHERAAALAVAHHLGLPTYVTGQTIGPALTRRDAATLREAFANTLGVAAREEPTRRLAAALTAPERVARVLDDASFLSLVPLPDAAPGVPGEAADHASSDGAIVVTVAHGSLGIDDAALPELAAAIDALATSTGAPVHLVPHMVVPGERHIDLEIHDALADSLTVPAVVLDVEHALVSARRAREAAIVITSRYHPAVFALEGAVPVLGLAADAYTSVRLVGALDNWGVGEESVLLVDDVAGTPGLLTRRLLALWEGRDAVADGLRAARPALAAAADEFWDVVVAALGSATSPSPAPSLPTVPRIPVPGAPAPHATPADGDAPAAPVVSVVVRTKDRPHMLGRALDDIAAQTFPSLEVVVVNDAGDRDAVDEVVAATVGLAGRVRVLHREVSTGMEAASNAGIALAHGELVSIHDDDDTWDPQFLARTVAHLHRHPEQRAVAARTEIVWERIDPDTGLAVEESREVFEPRVRIVTVSDLLRYNRMVPISLLLRRSVLEEIGSFDESFGVVGDWEFNLRLAALGPVTVLPGPPLAFWHQRRASTGVLGNSVIVAADEHLDVDLRLRDERLRRRIAEKGDGDLLYLTRFMHERHEELAGHLLGMERRLTEVVEQNAALEERLGRAVEAIEVATRDAGFVGLARRKYWSARTSLRDRRNRR, encoded by the coding sequence ATGCGCGTCGCGGTGGTCGGAGACATCGGGCAGCACGCGTACCACGTGGGTGACGAGGCCATGACCCACGCCGTGGCGCACGCGCTCACGGCTCGCGGCCACACCCCGGTCCTCCTCACGCGCGACCTCGCGGACTCGCGGGCGCGTTTCGGCGGCGAGGTCGACGTGGCCGGCACCCTCGTCTTCCCGTGGCCGCCCGTCGACCGCGAGCGCTACCTGGGCGAGATCCAGGACGTGCTGGCCGGGAATCCCCGGGCGCTCCCCGCCGACGACCAGATCCACGCGTTCGTCGAGGCGGTCCGCTCGTGCGACGCCCTCGTCGTCGCCGGCGGCGGGAACCTCAACTCGCGCTACGGCTGGCTCCTGCACGAGCGCGCCGCGGCCCTCGCCGTCGCCCACCACCTCGGCCTGCCGACCTACGTCACGGGCCAGACGATCGGTCCGGCGCTCACCCGCCGGGACGCCGCCACGCTCCGCGAGGCGTTCGCGAACACGCTGGGGGTGGCGGCCCGCGAGGAGCCCACCCGCCGGCTGGCCGCGGCCCTGACGGCACCGGAGCGCGTCGCGAGAGTTCTGGACGACGCGTCGTTCCTGTCGCTCGTGCCGCTGCCCGACGCCGCCCCCGGGGTCCCCGGCGAGGCTGCGGACCACGCCTCCTCCGACGGTGCGATCGTCGTCACGGTCGCGCACGGCAGCCTCGGCATCGACGACGCCGCGCTGCCGGAGCTGGCCGCGGCGATCGACGCGCTGGCGACGTCGACCGGTGCCCCCGTCCACCTGGTGCCGCACATGGTGGTCCCGGGCGAGCGCCACATCGACCTCGAGATCCACGACGCCCTGGCCGACTCGCTCACGGTGCCCGCCGTGGTGCTCGACGTCGAGCACGCTCTCGTGTCCGCCCGCCGGGCCCGTGAGGCCGCGATCGTCATCACCTCGCGCTACCACCCCGCCGTCTTCGCGTTGGAGGGTGCCGTGCCGGTGCTCGGCCTCGCAGCGGACGCGTACACCTCGGTCCGGCTCGTGGGTGCGCTCGACAACTGGGGAGTCGGTGAGGAGTCCGTCCTGCTCGTCGACGACGTCGCGGGCACCCCCGGCCTCCTGACCCGCCGGCTGCTCGCGCTCTGGGAGGGACGCGATGCCGTCGCCGACGGCCTGCGCGCCGCCCGGCCCGCCCTGGCGGCGGCGGCCGACGAGTTCTGGGACGTCGTGGTGGCCGCGCTCGGGTCCGCCACGTCGCCGTCGCCCGCCCCGTCGCTGCCCACGGTGCCGCGGATCCCGGTGCCGGGTGCCCCGGCGCCGCACGCGACGCCCGCCGACGGCGACGCCCCCGCGGCGCCCGTCGTCAGCGTGGTGGTCCGCACGAAGGACCGCCCGCACATGCTCGGGCGGGCGCTGGACGACATCGCCGCCCAGACGTTCCCCTCGCTCGAGGTCGTGGTGGTCAACGACGCCGGTGACCGGGACGCCGTGGACGAGGTCGTCGCGGCCACCGTCGGCCTCGCCGGACGGGTCCGCGTGCTGCACCGCGAGGTCTCCACCGGGATGGAGGCGGCCTCCAACGCCGGCATCGCGCTCGCGCACGGCGAGCTCGTGTCCATCCACGACGACGACGACACCTGGGACCCGCAGTTCCTCGCCCGCACCGTCGCGCACCTGCATCGGCACCCGGAGCAGCGAGCCGTCGCGGCCCGGACCGAGATCGTCTGGGAGCGCATCGATCCCGACACAGGCCTCGCCGTCGAGGAGAGCCGGGAGGTGTTCGAGCCGCGGGTCCGCATCGTGACCGTCTCCGACCTCCTGCGCTACAACCGCATGGTTCCGATCAGCCTGCTGCTGCGCCGCTCCGTGCTCGAGGAGATCGGTAGCTTCGACGAGTCGTTCGGGGTCGTCGGGGACTGGGAGTTCAACCTCCGGCTCGCCGCGCTCGGTCCCGTGACCGTGCTGCCCGGACCGCCGCTCGCGTTCTGGCACCAGCGCCGGGCGAGCACCGGCGTGCTCGGCAACAGCGTCATCGTCGCGGCCGACGAGCACCTCGACGTCGACCTGCGGCTGCGCGACGAGCGGCTGCGCCGCCGCATCGCCGAGAAGGGTGACGGCGACCTGCTCTACCTCACGCGCTTCATGCACGAGCGCCACGAGGAGCTGGCGGGCCACCTCCTCGGCATGGAGCGACGCCTGACGGAGGTCGTCGAGCAGAACGCCGCCCTCGAGGAGCGTCTCGGCCGAGCCGTGGAGGCGATCGAGGTCGCGACCCGCGACGCCGGGTTCGTCGGCCTCGCCCGTCGCAAGTACTGGAGCGCGCGCACCTCGCTGCGCGACCGGCGGAACCGACGCTAG